One genomic window of Pseudoxanthomonas sp. includes the following:
- the tig gene encoding trigger factor, whose protein sequence is MTVSVESIGSLGRRMSFTLPAERLDTHIGGRLRELSRTVRIKGFRPGKVPPKVIEQRFGKQVRAEALDGLLRETFDSAVRDQSLQLAGNPRLEPAGEGELEWVATFEVVPDFGDIDVSKLNVVRHTSEVTDADIEQMIENLRLQRRTFAPVERAAAEGDRVALETWSQAGEERLPAEGFETGATLIGSGVMFADIEKALIGMAKGEEKEITVAFPADWRVPQLAGKSVQVHLKVTDVSESVLPVVDKDFIRSFGVKAGDETQFRADIRTNLERELKGALANRLRREVGEQLIAAYASVEMPERLVDNEARAMLGQQVEQARRQGQNVQPAEGAHEGFKDAARKRVLVGLLVGEVARRNELRLDPKRVQETMRLIASTYEEPEQVIELYRNDPQMMSGLQSRVMEEQVIDWIAERAQHDEQALSFQDAIRQ, encoded by the coding sequence ATGACCGTTTCCGTCGAATCGATCGGCAGCCTTGGGCGCCGCATGAGTTTCACTCTGCCGGCCGAGCGCCTGGATACCCATATCGGTGGCCGCCTGCGCGAGCTCAGCCGCACCGTGCGCATCAAGGGCTTCCGCCCGGGCAAGGTGCCGCCGAAGGTGATCGAGCAGCGCTTCGGCAAGCAGGTCCGCGCCGAGGCGCTGGATGGCCTGCTGCGCGAAACCTTCGACTCGGCCGTGCGCGACCAGTCGCTGCAGCTGGCCGGCAATCCGCGCCTGGAACCGGCGGGCGAAGGCGAACTGGAGTGGGTTGCCACCTTTGAAGTGGTGCCGGACTTCGGTGACATCGACGTCTCCAAGCTCAATGTCGTGCGCCACACCTCGGAAGTGACCGACGCCGACATCGAGCAGATGATCGAAAACCTGCGCCTGCAGCGCCGCACCTTCGCGCCGGTCGAGCGCGCTGCCGCCGAAGGTGACCGCGTGGCCCTGGAAACCTGGTCGCAGGCTGGCGAAGAGCGCCTGCCGGCAGAGGGCTTCGAGACGGGTGCGACCCTGATCGGGTCGGGCGTGATGTTCGCCGACATCGAAAAGGCCCTGATCGGCATGGCCAAGGGTGAGGAAAAGGAAATCACCGTCGCGTTCCCGGCTGACTGGCGCGTGCCGCAGCTCGCGGGCAAGAGTGTCCAGGTGCACCTGAAGGTCACCGATGTCTCTGAATCGGTGCTGCCGGTGGTGGACAAGGACTTCATCAGGAGCTTTGGCGTGAAAGCTGGCGACGAAACCCAGTTCCGCGCCGATATCCGCACCAACCTGGAGCGCGAGCTCAAGGGCGCGCTGGCCAACCGCCTGCGCCGTGAAGTGGGTGAGCAGCTGATTGCGGCCTATGCCTCGGTCGAGATGCCCGAACGCCTGGTCGACAACGAAGCCCGCGCGATGCTGGGCCAGCAGGTTGAGCAGGCTCGCCGCCAGGGCCAGAACGTGCAGCCGGCGGAGGGCGCGCACGAAGGCTTCAAGGACGCCGCCCGCAAGCGTGTGCTGGTCGGCCTGCTGGTGGGCGAAGTTGCCCGTCGCAACGAGCTGCGCCTGGATCCCAAGCGCGTGCAGGAAACCATGCGCCTGATCGCCTCGACCTACGAAGAGCCCGAGCAGGTCATTGAGTTGTACCGCAACGATCCCCAGATGATGTCCGGGCTGCAGTCCCGCGTGATGGAAGAGCAGGTGATCGACTGGATCGCTGAGCGCGCCCAGCACGACGAACAGGCACTGTCGTTCCAGGACGCCATCCGGCAGTAA
- the clpP gene encoding ATP-dependent Clp endopeptidase proteolytic subunit ClpP, which yields MDNLTKALNLVPMVVEQTSRGERAYDIYSRLLKERVIFLVGGVDDHVANVIVAQMLFLEAENPEKDISLYINSPGGVVTAGMAIYDTMQYIKPDVSTICLGQAASMGALLLAAGAAGKRYALPNSRVMIHQPLGGFQGQATDIDIHAREILTLRHKLNEILAKHTGQSLETIARDTERDNFKSSFDAKAYGLVDEVLERRPDELIQSA from the coding sequence ATGGATAACCTGACCAAGGCCTTGAATCTCGTTCCGATGGTGGTCGAGCAGACCAGCCGCGGCGAGCGCGCCTACGACATCTATTCGCGCCTGCTGAAGGAGCGTGTGATCTTCCTGGTGGGCGGTGTGGACGACCACGTGGCCAACGTCATCGTGGCGCAGATGCTGTTCCTCGAAGCCGAAAATCCCGAGAAGGACATCAGCCTGTACATCAACTCGCCCGGTGGCGTGGTGACCGCAGGCATGGCCATCTACGACACCATGCAGTACATCAAGCCCGATGTGAGCACGATCTGCCTGGGCCAGGCGGCCAGCATGGGCGCGCTGCTGCTGGCGGCCGGTGCGGCAGGCAAGCGCTATGCGCTGCCCAACTCGCGCGTGATGATCCACCAGCCGCTGGGCGGCTTCCAGGGCCAGGCCACGGACATCGACATTCATGCCCGTGAAATTCTGACCCTGCGCCACAAGCTCAACGAGATCCTGGCCAAGCACACCGGCCAGTCGCTGGAAACCATCGCTCGCGACACCGAGCGCGACAACTTCAAGAGCTCCTTCGACGCCAAGGCCTACGGCCTGGTCGATGAGGTGCTGGAGCGTCGTCCGGACGAGCTGATCCAGTCTGCCTGA
- the grxC gene encoding glutaredoxin 3 has protein sequence MSTPEITIYSTAVCPYCVAAKNFLKSKGQTWTEVRIDTDPVEREKMMAKTRRTSVPQIFIGETHVGGYDDMMALHRAGGLEPLLAGSSA, from the coding sequence ATGAGCACTCCCGAGATCACCATCTATTCCACTGCGGTGTGCCCGTACTGCGTGGCCGCCAAGAATTTCCTCAAGTCCAAGGGCCAGACCTGGACCGAGGTGCGCATCGACACCGATCCGGTCGAACGCGAAAAAATGATGGCCAAGACCCGCCGCACCAGCGTGCCGCAGATCTTCATCGGCGAAACCCACGTCGGTGGCTACGACGACATGATGGCCCTGCACCGTGCGGGCGGCCTGGAGCCGCTGCTGGCCGGGAGCAGCGCATGA
- a CDS encoding M48 family metalloprotease produces MRPTLLSAALTLLVAAPLAHAQVDRLPDIGSSAGELLTPARQQLYGAMTLRELRNYGYLLDDPLVDDWLDKVGGKLAANSDRPSQPFTFFMLRDRQINAFATLGGYIAVNSGLVLTAEREDEVAAVLSHEIAHVTQQHVLRGVERAKRDQVPILLGILGAIVAAQAAGGSSSGDASQAALISGLGLMQQRQIDYTRANESEADRIGIYTLQRAGYDPDAMADFFNRMDQVMRANRGGERERTPDYLQTHPVTTSRISEAHDRAERLKREKNVITTVSTPGGKITESNPREGNYAAGIRSNNPLLPFQVTLPASSFDSGGTGLFPWARERLRVLSANTAGEAIREYESIRRSTGELTAPQRYGLALAQLRNNQPAVAANAFAQLVQENPGNAWLGIALADAQARSGDMAAAKARFRDLLKATPNSRPVALTFAQLLNDQGDKSGGEQARAVLQPLLDASNDDPVFQAAFARACELAGDTVKAAEAYAQTAYLNGRPEQALIQLQNLKRRENLDYYARARVEARITAMTPEVLELRDAGVRDPDVDGNR; encoded by the coding sequence GTGCGCCCGACCCTGTTGTCCGCTGCCCTGACCCTGCTGGTTGCCGCACCACTGGCCCACGCGCAGGTCGACCGCCTGCCCGATATCGGATCATCCGCGGGCGAACTGCTCACCCCTGCACGCCAGCAGCTGTACGGCGCGATGACCCTGCGCGAGCTACGCAACTACGGCTACCTGCTGGATGACCCACTGGTGGACGACTGGCTGGACAAGGTCGGCGGGAAGCTCGCCGCCAACAGCGACCGGCCCAGCCAGCCCTTCACCTTCTTCATGCTGCGCGACCGCCAGATCAACGCCTTCGCCACGCTGGGCGGCTACATCGCGGTCAACTCGGGCCTGGTCCTGACCGCCGAACGCGAGGACGAAGTGGCCGCGGTGCTGTCCCACGAAATCGCCCACGTCACCCAGCAACACGTGCTGCGCGGGGTCGAGCGTGCCAAGCGCGACCAGGTGCCGATCCTGCTGGGCATCCTGGGCGCGATCGTGGCCGCGCAGGCGGCCGGCGGCAGCTCCAGCGGCGATGCTTCGCAGGCGGCGCTCATCAGCGGCCTGGGCCTGATGCAGCAGCGCCAGATCGACTACACCCGCGCCAACGAAAGCGAGGCCGACCGGATCGGCATCTACACCCTGCAGCGCGCCGGCTACGACCCGGATGCGATGGCCGATTTCTTCAATCGCATGGACCAGGTGATGCGCGCCAATCGCGGTGGCGAACGCGAGCGCACCCCCGATTACCTGCAGACCCATCCCGTCACCACCTCGCGCATCAGCGAGGCGCACGACCGCGCCGAGCGCCTCAAGCGCGAGAAGAACGTGATCACCACCGTCTCCACCCCCGGCGGCAAGATCACCGAATCCAACCCGCGCGAAGGCAATTACGCTGCCGGCATCCGCAGCAACAACCCACTGCTGCCCTTCCAGGTGACCCTGCCAGCCAGCAGCTTCGACAGCGGCGGCACCGGCCTGTTCCCCTGGGCGCGCGAACGCCTGCGCGTGCTCAGCGCCAACACTGCCGGCGAAGCCATCCGCGAATACGAAAGCATCCGCCGCAGCACCGGCGAACTCACTGCACCCCAGCGTTACGGCCTGGCCCTGGCACAGCTGCGCAACAACCAACCCGCCGTCGCGGCCAATGCCTTCGCCCAACTGGTGCAGGAAAATCCCGGGAACGCGTGGCTGGGGATTGCCCTGGCCGACGCCCAGGCCAGGAGCGGCGACATGGCCGCGGCCAAGGCCCGCTTCCGCGACCTGCTCAAGGCCACACCCAACAGTCGGCCAGTGGCGCTGACCTTCGCCCAGCTGCTCAACGACCAGGGCGACAAGTCCGGCGGCGAACAGGCCCGTGCCGTCCTGCAGCCGCTGCTCGATGCCAGCAACGATGACCCGGTGTTCCAGGCCGCCTTTGCCCGTGCCTGCGAACTGGCCGGCGATACCGTCAAGGCCGCCGAGGCCTATGCCCAGACCGCCTACCTGAACGGGCGACCGGAGCAGGCCCTGATCCAGCTGCAGAACCTCAAACGCCGCGAGAACCTGGATTACTACGCCCGCGCCCGGGTCGAGGCCCGGATTACGGCCATGACTCCCGAGGTCCTGGAATTGCGCGATGCCGGCGTACGCGACCCGGATGTGGACGGCAACCGCTGA
- a CDS encoding carboxymuconolactone decarboxylase family protein has product MSQPSGESEQDRVQAFTEFRQRMNKQILAEPNQVVRRFFALDTQTYQAGALDVKTKELLGLVASMVLRCDDCISYHVAQCKEVGVTREEFFETFSVGLVVGGSIVIPHLRRAVDFLDQLEGGAPAPAVHDHG; this is encoded by the coding sequence ATGAGCCAGCCCAGTGGCGAGAGCGAACAGGACCGCGTCCAGGCGTTCACTGAATTCCGCCAGCGCATGAACAAGCAGATCCTGGCCGAGCCCAACCAGGTCGTGCGCCGGTTCTTCGCGCTGGATACCCAGACCTACCAGGCCGGCGCGCTGGACGTGAAGACCAAGGAGTTGTTGGGCCTGGTGGCTTCGATGGTGCTGCGTTGCGACGACTGCATCAGCTACCACGTGGCCCAGTGCAAGGAAGTCGGCGTGACCCGCGAGGAGTTCTTCGAGACCTTCTCGGTCGGTCTGGTGGTCGGTGGGTCGATCGTGATCCCGCACCTGCGCCGGGCGGTGGATTTCCTGGACCAGCTCGAAGGCGGCGCGCCGGCACCGGCAGTGCACGACCACGGCTGA
- a CDS encoding isocitrate dehydrogenase, with protein sequence MTQTITVIRGDGIGPEIMDATLFVLDALKTGLSFEDADAGLVALEKHGELLPAETLASIQKNKIALKSPLTTPVGEGFTSINVTLRRHFDLYANVRPAISFPNTKSRFGTGVDLITVRENTEGAYLSEGQEVSADGETAISMTRVTRTGSERIVRYAFELARATGRKKVTLVHKANIIKSTSGLFLKVGREVAAQYPDIECNEMIVDNTCMQLVMRPEQFDIIVTTNLFGDILSDLCAGLVGGLGLAPGANIGTEAAIFEAVHGSAPDIAGQGKANPCALLLAAAQMLDHVGQPDNATRLRKAIVATLEAKDSVTPDLGGTGNTMGFAKAIASRV encoded by the coding sequence ATGACGCAAACGATTACGGTCATCCGCGGCGACGGCATCGGCCCGGAAATCATGGACGCAACCTTGTTCGTCCTGGATGCACTCAAGACCGGCCTGTCCTTTGAAGATGCCGACGCCGGCCTGGTCGCGCTGGAAAAGCACGGCGAGTTGCTGCCGGCCGAAACCCTCGCGTCCATCCAGAAGAACAAGATCGCGCTGAAGAGCCCGCTGACCACGCCGGTCGGCGAGGGCTTTACGTCGATCAACGTGACCTTGCGCCGGCATTTCGATCTGTACGCCAATGTGCGTCCGGCGATCTCGTTCCCGAACACCAAGTCGCGCTTCGGTACCGGCGTGGACCTGATCACCGTGCGCGAGAACACCGAAGGCGCCTACCTGAGCGAAGGCCAGGAAGTTTCGGCCGACGGCGAGACCGCCATCTCGATGACCCGCGTGACCCGCACCGGCTCCGAGCGCATCGTGCGCTATGCCTTCGAGCTGGCACGCGCCACCGGTCGCAAGAAGGTGACCCTGGTCCACAAGGCCAACATCATCAAGTCGACCTCGGGCCTGTTCCTGAAGGTTGGCCGCGAAGTGGCCGCGCAGTACCCGGACATCGAGTGCAACGAGATGATCGTGGACAACACCTGCATGCAGCTGGTGATGCGTCCGGAGCAGTTCGACATCATCGTGACCACCAACCTGTTTGGCGACATCTTGTCGGACCTGTGCGCCGGCCTGGTTGGCGGCCTGGGCCTGGCGCCGGGCGCCAATATCGGCACCGAGGCGGCGATCTTCGAAGCCGTGCACGGCTCGGCCCCGGATATCGCAGGGCAGGGCAAGGCCAATCCGTGCGCGCTGCTGCTGGCTGCTGCGCAGATGCTGGATCACGTTGGCCAGCCGGACAATGCCACGCGCCTGCGCAAGGCCATCGTCGCCACGCTGGAAGCCAAGGATTCGGTCACCCCGGACCTGGGCGGCACCGGCAACACGATGGGCTTTGCCAAGGCGATCGCTAGCCGCGTCTGA
- the phoR gene encoding phosphate regulon sensor histidine kinase PhoR, with product MPQHLRSAWNRTLFRLATLLAIASAIGWLVGAFWEVLAISSLCVVGWQFWRLRAVLRRLTARERLQPAHGDGVWNELDRLLHRGQVDMRTRKRRLLAMLRAYRAAAAALPDAVVVIDRNSQRVQWFNKAATSLLGLRHPSDLNAPVGERLQPLPMSHWLSAGRNAEPMLDAVSPVNPDLRLNLRLIPYSDQYWLLVARDVSKLLRLEEMRRDFVANVSHELRTPLTVVHGYLDMLDADEFPEWKPILEEMQKQSNRMTQLVEDLLTLSRLEVQDSLTDESIAMGSMLATLRREAEALSRQRQTIVVEDCGGIDLWGSNKELHSAFSNLVSNAVRYTPVGGTITIALAREGDGAVLSVRDTGYGIPATHLPRITERFYRVSTSRSRESGGTGLGLSIVKHVLNLHQARLEIDSAVGQGSSFSVHFGPARVHPRESTLPLPQSQIA from the coding sequence ATGCCCCAACACCTGCGCTCGGCCTGGAACCGCACGCTGTTCCGCCTCGCCACCCTGCTGGCCATCGCCTCGGCGATTGGCTGGCTGGTGGGCGCGTTCTGGGAAGTGCTGGCGATCAGTTCGCTGTGCGTGGTGGGCTGGCAGTTCTGGCGCCTGCGCGCGGTGCTGCGCCGGCTGACCGCCCGCGAACGCCTGCAGCCGGCCCACGGCGATGGCGTGTGGAACGAGCTGGACCGCCTGCTGCACCGCGGGCAGGTGGACATGCGCACCCGCAAGCGCCGGTTGCTGGCGATGCTGCGCGCCTACCGGGCCGCCGCCGCCGCATTGCCCGATGCGGTGGTGGTGATCGATCGCAACAGCCAGCGCGTGCAGTGGTTCAACAAGGCCGCAACGTCCCTGCTCGGACTGCGCCATCCGTCGGACCTCAACGCGCCGGTGGGCGAACGCCTGCAGCCGCTGCCGATGTCGCACTGGCTCAGCGCGGGCCGCAATGCCGAACCGATGCTCGATGCGGTCTCGCCGGTCAACCCGGACCTGCGCCTCAACCTGCGCCTGATCCCGTATTCGGACCAGTACTGGCTGCTGGTGGCGCGCGACGTGAGCAAGCTGTTGCGGCTGGAAGAAATGCGCCGCGACTTCGTGGCCAATGTCTCGCACGAACTGCGCACGCCACTGACCGTGGTCCACGGCTACCTGGACATGCTGGACGCGGACGAATTCCCGGAATGGAAACCCATCCTGGAAGAAATGCAGAAGCAGTCCAACCGCATGACCCAGCTGGTCGAGGACCTGCTGACGCTCTCGCGGCTGGAAGTGCAGGACAGCCTGACCGATGAATCCATCGCCATGGGTTCGATGCTGGCCACCCTGCGCCGCGAAGCCGAAGCGCTCAGCCGCCAGCGCCAGACCATCGTGGTCGAGGACTGCGGCGGGATCGACCTGTGGGGTTCCAACAAGGAACTGCACAGCGCGTTCTCCAACCTGGTCAGCAACGCGGTGCGCTATACCCCGGTCGGCGGCACCATCACGATTGCCCTTGCCCGTGAAGGCGACGGCGCCGTGCTCAGCGTGCGCGACACCGGCTACGGCATCCCGGCCACGCACCTGCCACGCATCACCGAACGGTTCTACCGCGTCTCCACCAGCCGCTCGCGCGAGAGCGGCGGCACCGGCCTGGGCTTGTCCATCGTCAAGCACGTCCTGAACCTGCACCAGGCGCGCCTGGAGATCGACAGCGCGGTCGGCCAGGGCAGCTCGTTCTCGGTGCATTTCGGCCCGGCGCGCGTCCACCCGCGCGAATCCACCCTCCCGCTTCCGCAGAGCCAGATCGCATGA
- the phoB gene encoding phosphate regulon transcriptional regulator PhoB, with the protein MQKRILIVDDEPAIRDMVAFALRKGEFEPIHAGDAREAQGAIADKVPDLILLDWMLPGTSGLELARRWRKDALTREVPIIMLTARGEENDRVGGLEAGVDDYVVKPFSSRELLARIRAVMRRTREDEEDGSISLGALRIDGAAHRVFAEDAPVPIGPTEYRLLHFFMTHPERVYSRTQLLDHVWGGSVYVEERTVDVHIRRLRKTLEPHNVDNMVQTVRGSGYRFSVST; encoded by the coding sequence GTGCAAAAACGCATTCTGATCGTCGATGACGAGCCCGCGATCCGCGACATGGTCGCCTTCGCCCTGCGCAAGGGCGAATTCGAGCCGATCCATGCCGGCGACGCGCGCGAGGCGCAGGGCGCCATCGCCGACAAGGTGCCCGACCTGATCCTGCTGGACTGGATGCTGCCCGGCACCAGCGGCCTGGAGCTGGCCCGGCGCTGGCGCAAGGACGCCCTGACCCGCGAAGTGCCGATCATCATGCTGACCGCGCGCGGCGAAGAGAACGACCGCGTCGGCGGCCTGGAAGCCGGTGTCGACGACTACGTGGTCAAGCCTTTCTCCTCGCGCGAATTGCTGGCGCGCATCCGCGCGGTCATGCGTCGCACCCGCGAGGACGAGGAAGACGGCAGCATTTCGCTGGGCGCGCTGCGCATCGATGGCGCCGCGCATCGGGTGTTCGCCGAAGACGCCCCGGTCCCGATCGGCCCGACCGAGTACCGCCTGCTGCACTTCTTCATGACCCATCCCGAGCGCGTCTACAGCCGCACCCAGCTGCTGGATCATGTGTGGGGCGGCAGCGTGTACGTGGAAGAACGCACGGTCGACGTGCACATCCGTCGCCTGCGCAAGACGCTGGAACCGCACAACGTGGACAACATGGTCCAGACCGTGCGCGGCTCGGGATACCGATTCTCGGTTTCCACCTGA
- a CDS encoding Bax inhibitor-1/YccA family protein, protein MRSGNPTLKESTFLDLGTGTVVTRDGGAMTLNGTVNKTGFLLLLSLITAAFAWNQSTVPLANGEMAPSAGVIGYMLGGAIGGFILALVTTFKKTWSPVTAPLYALVEGFFLGSVSAMYELKFHGIVFQAVLLTFGTLFALLMAYRSGLIKATENFKLGVVAATGGIFLVYLGTMVMQMFGMNVSYVHGSGVIGIGFSLVVVVIATLNLVLDFDFIESGVEAGAPKYMEWYGAFGLMVTLVWLYVEFLRLLSKLQSRN, encoded by the coding sequence ATCCGCAGCGGCAATCCGACTCTGAAAGAGTCCACCTTCCTCGACCTTGGCACCGGCACGGTGGTCACCCGCGATGGCGGGGCGATGACCTTGAACGGCACGGTCAACAAGACCGGCTTTCTGTTGTTGCTGAGCCTGATCACGGCGGCCTTTGCCTGGAACCAGTCGACCGTACCCCTGGCCAATGGCGAAATGGCCCCCTCGGCCGGCGTGATCGGCTACATGCTGGGCGGCGCCATCGGCGGCTTCATCCTGGCCCTGGTCACCACGTTCAAGAAGACATGGTCACCCGTCACCGCGCCGCTGTATGCACTGGTGGAAGGCTTCTTCCTGGGCTCGGTCTCGGCGATGTACGAGCTGAAGTTCCACGGCATCGTGTTCCAGGCCGTGCTGCTGACCTTCGGCACGCTGTTCGCGCTGCTGATGGCCTACCGCAGCGGCCTGATCAAGGCGACCGAGAACTTCAAGCTGGGCGTGGTCGCAGCCACCGGCGGCATCTTCCTGGTGTACCTGGGCACGATGGTCATGCAGATGTTCGGCATGAACGTGTCCTACGTGCACGGCTCTGGCGTGATCGGCATCGGCTTCAGCCTGGTCGTGGTGGTGATTGCCACCCTGAACCTGGTGCTGGATTTCGACTTCATCGAAAGCGGCGTGGAGGCTGGCGCACCGAAGTACATGGAGTGGTACGGCGCCTTCGGCCTGATGGTCACGCTGGTGTGGCTGTATGTGGAATTCCTGCGCCTGCTGTCCAAGCTGCAGTCGCGCAACTGA